A region of Pyxidicoccus parkwaysis DNA encodes the following proteins:
- the pbpC gene encoding penicillin-binding protein 1C, with amino-acid sequence MSRIRRIVRKLVLAAGVLLVLGGVGVWAAWWVPLPSRLSAPASVVMEYRDGTPAHVFLAPDERWRIPTTAERVDPAYLRALLALEDKRFFVHPGVDPLAVLRAAARNVTRGRRVSGASTLTMQLVRVLEPRPRTFTSKLIESFRAMQLELRLTKQEVLAAYLQFVPYGRNVEGVEAASLAYFGHTAAHLSPAEISTLLAVPQNPNRRFPAPENAARLKAARDGVALRLLENDALPRGPEGATVSPDTVMAEVRATSVPESLTPFPREAPHVAVWLRTQHPELARLRTTLDAGAQRMVERLMRDAAGGLASHGIHNGTAVVVEREHAEVLALVGNFDFFDLEHGGQIAGFATPRSPGSALKPLLYAMGIDMGLVGPEQLVADVPTTYGGYAPRNFDGRFQGLVRLEYALSQSLNMPFVRLLERVGVERFLGALRSAGVNSLETEPGHYGLSAAVGGIELTPLELAGVYVALAGDGRAPTLRLLQDERATGEPVEVVSPGAAWLTRKALSLRDRPDFPERRRLTGLPPQVHWKTGTSFGHRDAWAAGSGPRHTAVVWLGNFDHSPSVHLVGADAAGPLLFDILEGVGPRGKAVPDEEVAPPDDLMPVEVCAYSGHLPTDACTQRKTVLARRSAVPTAKCPYHQKVEVDVATGLAVGPTCRAGRKTEERVFLTWPATIRRWLEEQHRRLPEPPSAAPGCEPGGARAAPTIVSPSDGQVAMLIPGVPAEEQEMPLEAEASHERALTWFVDGALLGTARADERVWWTPSVGAHEILVTDDRGLTAKRTLVVRERQ; translated from the coding sequence ATGAGTCGTATCCGCCGTATCGTCAGGAAACTCGTGCTCGCCGCCGGGGTGTTGCTCGTCCTCGGCGGCGTGGGCGTGTGGGCCGCGTGGTGGGTGCCGCTGCCGTCGCGGCTCTCGGCCCCGGCGTCGGTGGTGATGGAGTACCGCGACGGCACACCGGCGCACGTCTTCCTGGCGCCGGATGAGCGCTGGCGCATCCCCACGACGGCGGAGCGCGTGGACCCGGCGTACCTGCGCGCGCTGCTGGCGCTGGAGGACAAGCGCTTCTTCGTCCACCCGGGCGTGGACCCGCTCGCCGTTCTGCGGGCCGCCGCGCGCAACGTGACTCGGGGGCGCCGCGTGTCGGGCGCGTCCACGCTTACCATGCAGTTGGTGCGTGTGCTCGAGCCCCGGCCGCGCACCTTTACGTCGAAGCTCATCGAGTCCTTCCGAGCGATGCAATTGGAGCTGCGCCTGACGAAGCAGGAGGTGCTCGCCGCGTACCTCCAGTTCGTCCCCTACGGGCGCAACGTGGAGGGCGTGGAGGCCGCGTCGCTCGCGTACTTCGGCCACACGGCCGCGCACTTGAGCCCGGCGGAAATCTCCACGCTGCTCGCCGTACCGCAGAACCCGAATCGTCGCTTCCCCGCACCGGAGAACGCGGCGCGACTGAAGGCCGCGAGGGATGGCGTGGCCCTGCGACTGCTGGAGAACGACGCACTTCCCCGAGGGCCGGAGGGCGCCACGGTGTCCCCGGACACGGTGATGGCCGAGGTCCGCGCCACGTCCGTTCCCGAGAGCCTCACGCCGTTCCCGCGAGAGGCGCCGCACGTGGCGGTGTGGCTGCGCACGCAGCATCCGGAGTTGGCGCGGCTGCGCACCACGCTGGACGCGGGAGCGCAGCGAATGGTGGAGCGGCTGATGCGGGATGCGGCGGGCGGGCTGGCCTCGCACGGCATCCACAACGGCACGGCGGTGGTGGTGGAGCGTGAGCACGCGGAGGTGCTCGCGCTGGTGGGCAACTTCGACTTCTTTGACTTGGAGCACGGCGGGCAGATTGCCGGCTTCGCCACGCCGCGCTCACCGGGCTCGGCGCTCAAGCCGCTGCTGTATGCCATGGGCATCGACATGGGCCTCGTTGGCCCGGAGCAGCTCGTGGCGGACGTGCCCACGACGTACGGAGGCTATGCGCCGCGCAACTTCGACGGCCGCTTCCAGGGGCTCGTGCGGCTGGAGTACGCGCTGTCACAGTCGCTCAACATGCCCTTCGTGCGGCTGCTGGAGCGCGTGGGCGTGGAGCGCTTCCTCGGCGCGCTGCGCTCGGCGGGCGTCAACAGCCTGGAGACGGAGCCGGGGCACTACGGCCTGTCGGCGGCGGTGGGCGGCATCGAGTTGACGCCGCTGGAGCTCGCGGGCGTGTACGTCGCGCTGGCGGGGGATGGGCGCGCTCCGACGCTGCGGCTCCTGCAGGACGAACGCGCCACGGGCGAGCCGGTGGAGGTGGTGTCACCGGGCGCGGCATGGCTGACGCGCAAAGCGCTGTCGCTGCGAGACAGGCCGGACTTTCCCGAGCGGCGGCGGCTGACAGGCTTGCCGCCCCAGGTGCACTGGAAGACGGGGACGAGCTTCGGGCACCGCGACGCGTGGGCGGCGGGCTCGGGGCCGAGGCACACGGCGGTGGTGTGGCTGGGGAACTTCGACCACTCGCCCAGCGTGCACCTGGTGGGCGCGGATGCGGCGGGGCCGCTGTTGTTCGACATCCTGGAGGGCGTGGGCCCGCGCGGGAAGGCGGTGCCGGACGAGGAGGTGGCGCCGCCCGACGATTTGATGCCCGTGGAGGTCTGCGCGTATTCGGGGCACCTGCCGACGGATGCGTGCACGCAGCGCAAGACGGTGTTGGCGCGGCGCTCGGCGGTGCCCACGGCGAAGTGTCCGTACCACCAGAAGGTCGAGGTGGACGTGGCCACGGGTCTCGCGGTGGGGCCCACGTGCAGAGCGGGGCGGAAGACGGAGGAGCGCGTGTTCCTCACGTGGCCCGCGACGATTCGGCGCTGGCTGGAGGAGCAGCACCGTCGCCTGCCCGAGCCGCCCTCGGCCGCGCCCGGCTGCGAGCCCGGGGGCGCGCGCGCGGCGCCGACGATTGTGTCCCCGTCGGACGGTCAGGTGGCGATGTTGATTCCCGGCGTGCCGGCGGAGGAGCAGGAGATGCCGCTGGAAGCGGAGGCCTCACACGAGCGCGCGCTGACGTGGTTCGTGGACGGGGCGCTATTGGGCACGGCGCGCGCGGACGAGCGCGTGTGGTGGACGCCCTCGGTGGGCGCGCACGAAATCCTCGTCACGGATGACCGGGGCCTCACCGCGAAGCGCACGCTGGTGGTTCGCGAGCGGCAGTGA
- a CDS encoding transposase yields MDSTVLRWFPPLRAAWAPVGEPAQVLITGENAKRAVWGAINPRTGHRVVATSQRGRQEDFMAFLRLLRLAYPGRAVLLLLDQASCHTAQRSQALAAQLAIHLLWLPKQRPELNAMDHIWRELKLHISANRQYATVDDHVDAAVLWLLALTPTQALRKAGILAEGFWLRDLLENFWLPT; encoded by the coding sequence ATGGACAGCACCGTGCTCAGGTGGTTTCCGCCGCTGCGCGCGGCGTGGGCCCCGGTCGGCGAGCCAGCCCAGGTCCTCATCACCGGGGAGAACGCCAAGCGCGCGGTGTGGGGAGCCATCAATCCACGCACCGGCCACCGCGTGGTCGCCACCAGCCAGCGCGGGCGGCAGGAGGATTTCATGGCCTTCCTGCGCCTGCTTCGCCTGGCCTACCCGGGCCGAGCGGTGCTGCTGCTGTTGGACCAGGCCAGTTGCCATACCGCCCAGCGCTCGCAGGCACTCGCAGCCCAGCTGGCCATTCACCTGCTCTGGCTGCCCAAGCAGCGCCCCGAGCTCAACGCCATGGACCACATCTGGCGGGAGCTGAAGCTGCACATCTCGGCCAATCGCCAGTACGCCACCGTCGATGACCATGTCGATGCCGCCGTCCTGTGGCTGCTGGCGCTCACGCCAACGCAGGCCCTCCGCAAGGCGGGTATCCTCGCGGAGGGCTTCTGGTTGCGGGATTTGTTAGAGAACTTTTGGCTACCTACTTAG
- a CDS encoding helix-turn-helix domain-containing protein — MTRASGRASPRARCRCPARGRTTCSKYVAKSSETNSAWVRSICLMRRVRSPAELGLTADDRHRLERALREARDARHLRRLLAVKLVAEGQSVADVARLCALSRPIVYRWLGRYLESHQSEVLLDRPRTGRPRGASRLTDTLLRRVVQQSPQEAGWATHGWTVPLLCTHLRQQGIDVSPRTLRRRLHEAGLRWKRPRYVYVTRAPHLAQKKGALSAV; from the coding sequence ATGACCCGCGCCTCTGGGCGCGCGAGTCCGCGGGCACGGTGCAGGTGTCCGGCCCGTGGAAGGACAACCTGCTCTAAGTATGTAGCCAAAAGTTCGGAGACAAATTCGGCCTGGGTGCGCAGCATATGCCTCATGCGACGCGTGAGGAGCCCTGCCGAGCTTGGGCTGACAGCCGACGACAGGCACCGACTGGAGCGGGCACTGCGAGAGGCTCGCGATGCCCGCCACCTCCGGCGGTTGCTGGCTGTGAAACTCGTAGCCGAGGGCCAGTCCGTGGCAGACGTGGCGCGTCTGTGCGCCCTGAGCCGGCCCATCGTCTATCGCTGGCTGGGACGCTACTTGGAGTCGCACCAGTCCGAGGTGCTCCTGGACCGTCCGCGGACAGGGCGGCCTCGCGGCGCCTCGCGTCTGACCGACACGCTCCTGCGCCGCGTGGTCCAGCAGAGTCCGCAAGAGGCGGGCTGGGCGACCCACGGCTGGACGGTGCCGCTGCTGTGCACGCACCTTCGCCAGCAAGGCATCGACGTGTCGCCGCGCACGTTGCGCCGCCGGCTGCACGAGGCCGGCCTGCGCTGGAAGCGGCCCCGGTACGTGTACGTGACGCGTGCGCCGCACCTGGCGCAGAAAAAAGGGGCCTTGTCCGCCGTCTGA